GCTTTGTGGTTTGCGGATGGGAAAGGGGCGGATGCCTCGGGAGAGCGCCTGCGCTTCGAGCCACTCCCTCCGCCCACAACGGCGGATGTCGAGGAGCTGACGCTGGAGATCGGCCGCCGCATGAGCGAGCGGGTGGCGGCGGCGTGGGAGGCGGACGGCAGCGACTACCTCGATCCCGACCTTGCCGCGCTGTGCGACGCCTTCTTCTTTGCGCGCAACGCCCCATTGGGAACGCGCTCGGGCCCCCGCCTGCCGGGGATCGGCGGGGAGGAAGAAGACGCGGGAGGTTTCTCAAGCAAGCCTCAGTGCGCCTCCATGGCCGGATTCTTC
This Candidatus Eisenbacteria bacterium DNA region includes the following protein-coding sequences:
- a CDS encoding transposase, with translation MWFADGKGADASGERLRFEPLPPPTTADVEELTLEIGRRMSERVAAAWEADGSDYLDPDLAALCDAFFFARNAPLGTRSGPRLPGIGGEEEDAGGFSSKPQCASMAGFFLHAAQSVPAWDREALERLLRYGLRAPFSQERLSLSPEGKVVYRLRRPWPNANGATHLILDPLDFLRRLAALVSFPYSVSGH